In Xiphophorus couchianus unplaced genomic scaffold, X_couchianus-1.0 Scaffold01000100, whole genome shotgun sequence, the genomic stretch AAGTAGGATCAATAAGCCCAGAATAATGCCCCGAACACGCCTGTGTCGGTCCCGTTTTCCTGGGACAAAGTTGAATTTTCGGACCTCCAGGGACCCCACATGCAGCAGGCGGCCGTGTCCGCAGCACCTCACTGTCGTCGGCCTCGGGCTCCGGAGGCCCCGGTGATCCTTTGGCTCAACTGCCATACCAGGGGAACAGAGCCGAAAAAATTTCTAAGTGTCGGCTGGACTTAGAAAATTTCTGTGGCAGGTGAAAAATTTTCTAAGTGTCGGCGTCCAAAGCATTGCCGGCCGGCAATGGTTTGACGGATAGATAGGATTTTGGGACCTTACACAGAAAAACCCCACCGGCGGGATTATAGGGAGCAGTTGGAAAAGAGGACTTGGAGcgaaaaatgacaaagtgttttgatccagGGCGGTTCTAGGGGTCTTCTGAAGCTCAGATAAGGCCGATTTATGACACTTTTTGGgctttttccagcattttaagCCCTTTTCCCAGATTTTTCGCTCTGGTTCTCTGGATCTTCGAGGCAGTAACGCTGCGGGCTCAGGCCGCTCCGGTGAGTCTCCTCGGTCCTTCTGATGGGCCTGGCGGTTCTCTGGGTCGGTTCTGAGCTCCGTGGAAGCGAGCAAGCACAGGCAAAGGTGGACCTGGCTCAGGCCGAATTCGGTGCGCTGTGGGCGGCTTCACGGTTGTCCCAAGTGCCCGTTGGAGGTCTGAGCTCCAGGTTTGACCCTTCCATAcatacaccaccaccaccaccacacacgTACACCCGACCGAACAGCACTCGTGGCTTGCCATGGAGGGCCCCCGTCGGCCCCGGCACTCCGTGTCGGCGCTTCGACGGACGGTTCCTCCGGCCTTGCAAGCCCGATTCCAGGCTATGACATGAGCTGAAAGCCCCTGGAGCTGTCCAGGGTTCCAGGCCGGCCTCGAAGGCCGGATATCGGGGCCCGATTCCAGGCTATGACATGAGCTGAAAGCCCCTGGAGCTGTCCAGGGTTCCAAGCCCCTGGAGCTGTCCAGGGTTCCAGGCCGGCCTCGAAGGCCGGATATCGGGGCCCGATTCCAGGCTATGACATGAGCTGAAAGCCCCTGGAGCTGTCCAGGGTTCCAGGCCGGCCTCGAAGGCCGGATATCGGGGCCCGATTCCAGGCTATGACATGAGCTGAAAGCCCCTGGAGCTGTCCAGGGTTCCAGGCCGGCCTCGAAGGCCGGATATCGGGGCCCGATTCCAGGCTATGACATGAGCTGAAAGCCCCTGGAGCTGTCCAGGGTTCCAGGCCGGCCTCGAAGGCCGGATTTCGGGTCCCGATTCCAGGCTATGACATGAGCTGAAAGCCCCTGGAGCTGTCCAGGGTTCCAGGCCGGCCTCGAAGGCCGGATTTCGGGTCCCGATTCCAGGCTATGACATGAGCTGAAAGCCCCTGGAGCTGTCCAGGGTTCCAGGCCGGCCTCGAAGGCCGGATTTCGGGTCCCGATTCCAGGCTATGACATGAGCTGAAAGCCCCTGGAGCTGTCCAGGGTTCCAAGCCCCTGGAGCTGTCCAGGGTTCCAGGCTATGAGATGAGCTGAAAAAATTTCTAAGTGTCGGCCTCCAAAGCATTTCCGGCTTGACGGATAGATAGGATTTTGGGaccttacagaaaaaaaccccaccggAAGGATTTTAAGAGACCCTTGGAATAAGGCACTTTTTTcgaaaaatgacaaagtgttttgatccagGGCGGTTGTAGGGGCCTTTTGGAGCTCAGATAAGGCCGATTTAGGCCCCTTTTTCGgctttttccagcattttaagCCGTTTTCCCTCGAACGTCGGTCTGGTTCTCTGGACCTCCGAAGCAGTAACGCTGTGGGCTGTGGCCGCTCCGGTGAGTCCCCTCGGTCCTTCTGATGGTCCTGGCGGTTCTCCGGGTCGGTTCTGAGCCCAGATCAGATTACCAGAGGTGCCGGCCGGTCCGTGGGCCCCGTTGGCCGGGATTGGaaccccccccaccaccaccaccaccaccaccacacacacaatgaAGAGACATGACAAATCCTGGAGCATTATTCAAAGTTTATTGTGAACTTTCGGCAGCTTCTTCTCCCATGCACTGGGCAAATCTGCGCCTCATCTCAGCCATCTGGTTGACATCAAGCTGCATCGCATAGAATCGGTCGGCCGTGCGGGTGTCGTGACACATGACCCGGGACATCTGCGTCCGGACCTCACTGGAGTGGGTGTTCCTGCACTGTGAGGGGAGAAGGGGGCAGAGAGTCAGAGGGCAGGCAGGGGTCGGATGGTGgtgatgctgctgcttcctgGATAACTTACCATCGTCGCGACGGCGGTCCGGATGTCGGTAAGGGAGGGTCTGCCTGGCAGTAGCATGGCTGCCCACGCGTTCCTCGCGAACAGGGTGATGTTTTTCACGTGCCGGTGGTTGGTATTGAAAAATACCAGATCGCACCGCGGGCGTAGCAGAGCCCTGATCTCCATCCACCGCTGGATCCAGCCCAGTTCCTCGTGGGTGAGAAAGACCTGAGCACAGCCAAACACGCGGGCAGTCTTATGGTTTTTTACCTGAAGACAGGGAGAGAAATGTTAAACGGCTCTGGATGCTGCtgcatccagcagcagcagcagcagcagccagcagcagcagccagcagcagcagcagcagcagcagcagcagcagcagcagcagcagccgccaTGTTAGTGGGTGCAGACTTACATTGAGTACGACCCCCGGAGAGGAAGAGCTGGTGCCCCTCGCGGCCTCCAGGACCTCTTCGGTGGTAAGGTTGGTCATCACGCCTGCTCGATGGCCGTAGAGAGAAGTAAGGTAGAGCGCAACGAATCCGTAAAGCAGGTGTCTCGCTCCCACGTCGTGCTTCCTTTGCGAGCAGCTCAGCAAGAGTTTGGGGATCCAGCTCTGAGATTTTTCGAGACATCTGCAGGAGAAGGTCGGGCGTTACGGAGCGCTGGAGCTTCTCAGACTTGACCTTGATCTGCCGAAGCACCACCTTCGTTCCGATTTGGCACGTAGCCGACCTCAGAGCTCGCATCACGGACACGAGCTGCCGCTTCGACAGCCTGGAGCTTCTCGGAGGCGTCTCCATGAAGTATACGTGGAATTGGGTTGTGTTTACTAGGTAAACCTTAACGGTAGTCACAGCCTTCTGCTGACGGCTGAGTTCAGCGGGCCAGCCCGTTATGCGTCCGGCGTCATCCAAGAAGCGCCAGGAGCCCAGGGCGGTCTTATCACGGCTCATGTAGCTGAGGAAGGCAACAATTCGACCCATCTTTGACTTAACATTTTCGAGATGCTTCCGCGAGCGTACTGCCCCGGTCAGATGCCGGTCGTACTCTTCTAGGTAGCCACGGATGACTGGAGGAAATGTAAGCAGCTTACTAACCGTGCTCGATGATGGGGCCTGGGGTTCGGCCCTGGTCTGCGGCACTCCGGTCATCTCCAGCTCGACCACCGGGCCCGCGGCTGGCACGTCGGCACTGGTGCCAAGCCCGCCGGGAAGAGATGTCTCCGGTCGCTGAGGGGAGTCCGCCGAGGTCGAATGGGGAGGGCTGGGGCAGGGCTCAGCCTGCGAGGGAGGGGAAGAAGCAGGGGGGGGAGGCGGGGAGccggtggcggcggcggcggcggctttGCTGCCCTCTGAACCGTCCAGGTCCAACCTGGTGGCTAACGGCGGGTCGGGACCTGAGGCCCTAAGTTCTCTCACCTGCCTCAGAGTTTTGCGCCACTGCAGCTTTCTCAAATGGCGCCTCTTCTCCTTGGCTCCCAGATCACGGTGAGCGTCGAGGAGGTGCTGCGCCACCCTAGACCCGCCGTAAGTGCAACCGCTGATGGGACACTTCATGCCGCGAACACTCACTCGCCCTCTGGCAAACGCCAACAGGATCCTTCGCTCCTGGGCGTTCCTGACGCTATGAACGTCATCCAAGTGGCTCCGCAGGCGCCAAGATTTGCTCTGACAGACAGGGCAACGATTCTTAAACTTAGAAGCCGTCATCACTCCGCGAGAGTCAGATAGCAACTGAGCAGGGCACGTCAGTAGCCCAGCTATTTATGCAGGTGTGTTTCCAATCAAGCCCTAATCAGCAACACCTGGTCTCAATTCAGGGCCTCCAATCAAGGAAGCTTCTGATCAGCTTCCAATCAAGCCTAACTGGCGACACCTGGCCTCGTTCGACCCCGTCTTCGGGGCCGAATCTCCGGGCCTTCCTTCCGGGGCTCCCCTGCGGCCCGGAGGACCGGGGACACCCGTCCCGAGAGCCGCGCGGCTCCTCCCCGGACGGCGGGAGGCTCTCTTACGATGCTAAGGCGGGTTAGGGCGGCCCGCCCCGTCCGCGGGGCCCAGAACGAAAGTCACTCCGGGCCACGACGGCTCGGACAGGCACCTCACGCCAGTCGCACCGCCTTACCAGGGGCGCGgagctgagaaaatgtctaAGTGTCGGCCGGACTCGGCGCGATGGTCTTTGACCGGATAACGCCTGCCTTACCAGGGGCGCGgagctgagaaaatgtctaAGTGTCGGCCGGACTCGGCGCGATGGTCTTTGACCGGATAACGCCTGCCTTACCAGGGGCGCGgagctgagaaaatgtctaAGTGTCGGCCGGACTCGGCGCGATGGTCTTTGACCGGATAACGCCTGCCTTACCAGGGGCACGAGCCTCCGGGCCTTGCGTGCTGGGGGGGGTCCAGTCCGAGTAGGGGTGCTTAACAGTGGGAGGCCCCGGATCGGAGGGGGCGTGAGGTCGTGTGGATGTCTGTCCGGGCCGGTGGTCGTCCAGGCCGGGGGTCCTGGAGCCGGCAGGCGGGCCTCGGAGGCCCGAAGTCCGGCTAGTGTGATGTTGGActtccataaaaatgtttaaaaacgcATCTCCCCGGGGCAAGCCGTATATTGCCGGAAAGGCCAGAGTCTGGAGAGTAGCCTGGTGCGGTCGTTTGGCTCCTGGGACGCCCgcaggaggaattaaaaatcGAAAACCGTAATTGGTCAAAGCGGTCAAAAAGGCACTTCCCCGGGGACCAGGGGCTTCGAAAGTAGGATCAATAAGCCCAGAATAATGCCCCGAACACGCCTGTGTCGGTCCCGTTTTCCTGGGACAAAGTTGAATTTTCGGACCTCCAGGGACCCCACATGCAGCAGGCGGCCGTGTCCGCAGCACCTCACTGTCGCCGGACTCGGGCCTCCGGAGGCCCCGGTGATTTTCGACCtccataaatttttttaaaaacgcatTTCCCCCGGGAATGCCGTATATTGCCGGAAAGGCCAGAGTCTGGAGAGTAGCCTGGTGCGGTCGTTTGGCTCCTGGGACGCCCgcaggaggaattaaaaatcGAAAACCGTAATTGGTCAAAGCGGTCAAAAAGGCACTTTCCCGGGGACCAGGGGCTTCGAAAGTAGGATCAATAAGCCCAGAATAATGCCCCGAACACGCCTGTGTCGGTCCCGTTTTCCTGGGACAAAGTTGAATTTTCGGACCTCCAGGGACCCCACATGCAGCAGGCGGCCGTGTCCGCAGCACCTCACTGTCGCCGGACTCGGGCCTCCGGAGGCCCCGGTGATTTTCGACCtccataaatttttttaaaaacgcatTTCCCCCGGGAATGCCGTATATTGCCGGAAAGGCCAGAGTCTGGAGAGTAGCCTGGTGCGGTCGTTTGGCTCCTGGGACGCCCgcaggaggaattaaaaatcGAAAACCGTAATTGGTCAAAGCGGTCAAAAAGGCACTTTCCCGGGGACCAGGGGCTTCGAAAGTAGGATCAATAAGCCCAGAATAATGCCCCGAACACGCCTGTGTCGGTCCCGTTTTCCTGGGACAAAGTTGAATTTTCGGACCTCCAGGGACCCCACATGCAGCAGGCGGCCGTGTCCGCAGCACCTCACTGTCGTCGGCCTCGGGCTCCGGAGGCCCCGGTGATCCTTTGGCTCAACTGCCATACCAGGGGAACAGAGCCGAAAAAATTTCTAAGTGTCGGCTGGACTTAGAAAATTTCTGTGGCAGGTGAAAAATTTTCTAAGTGTCGGCGTCCAAAGCATTGCCGGCCGGCAATGGTTTGACGGATAGATAGGATTTTGGGACCTTACACAGAAAAACCCCACCGGCGGGATTATAGGGAGCAGTTGGAAAAGAGGACTTGGAGcgaaaaatgacaaagtgttttgatccagGGCGGTTCTAGGGGTCTTCTGAAGCTCAGATAAGGCCGATTTATGACACTTTTTGGgctttttccagcattttaagCCCTTTTCCCAGATTTTTCGCTCTGGTTCTCTGGATCTTCGAGGCAGTAACGCTGCGGGCTCAGGCCGCTCCGGTGAGTCTCCTCGGTCCTTCTGATGGGCCTGGCGGTTCTCTGGGTCGGTTCTGAGCTCCGTGGAAGCGAGCAAGCACAGGCAAAGGTGGACCTGGCTCAGGCCGAATTCGGTGCGCTGTGGGCGGCTTCACGGTTGTCCCAAGTGCCCGTTGGAGGTCTGAGCTCCAGGTTTGACCCTTCCATAcatacaccaccaccaccaccacacacgTACACCCGACCGAACAGCACTCGTGGCTTGCCATGGAGGGCCCCCGTCGGCCCCGGCACTCCGTGTCGGCGCTTCGACGGACGGTTCCTCCGGCCTTGCAAGCTCGCCTCCAGGCCCGGGCACGGGCGTTTCGGGGCTCTCCGCCCCGCTCTCAGTCCCAGCCCGTGGTCGTCCTATCGGTAGCGAGACCGAGACGCCCCGTCTCCCCCAGCGGTTCTACACTGTCAGCCCACTGCAGGCCGGGGCAGGGGTGGTGCTGCGTCCTCCGCTCGGAGCCCAGAGCAGCGCCTCCTGACCTGACCTGACCTGACCTGGCTAAGCAGCAGTGGTGCCCCGCAGAGGTCATGTGATTTCTCAAACCCTGTCGTCTCTCCGTTGCCCTATAAGTTCTCGGATGTAGGGCTCGCTGGCAGCTGCATGTTCTCCAGGCTCTCCCCCGGATGTAGCCCGCTGGTTCCTACAGCGGCACCAGGGCAACCTGGAGGTGTGCCAGCCCAGCGCTGCCCTCCCATTCAGGGAAATGCATAGGGGTCTACCTGGTTGATCCTGCCAGTAGCATATGCTTGTCTCAAAGATTAAGCCATGCAAGTCTAAGTACACACGGCCGGTACAGTGAAACTGCGAATGGCTCATTAAATCAGTTATGGTTCCTTTGATCGCTCTACCGTTACTTGGATAACTGTGGCAATTCTAGAGCTAATACATGCGAACGAGCGCTGACCCGGcccccccttctcctcctcGGGGTGAGTGGGGGGGCCGCCGGGGATGCGTGCATTTATCAGACCCAAAACCCATGCGGGGTGcggctctccctctctctcacgGGGGTGGGTGGGGCCCGCCCCGGCCCGCTTTGGTGACTCTAGATAACCTGGGGCCGATCGCTGGCCCTCCGTGGCGGCGACGTCTCATTCGAATGTCTGCCCTATCAACTTTCGATGGTACGCTACGTGCCTACCATGGTGACCACGGGTAACGGGGAATCAGGGTTCGATTCCGGAGAGGGAGCCTGAGAAACGGCTACCACATCCAAGGAAGGCAGCAGGCGCGCAAATTACCCACTCCCGACTCGGGGAGGTAGTGACGAAAAATAACAATGCGGGACTCTTTCGAGGCCCTGTAATTGGAATGAGTACACTTTAAATCCTTTAACGAGGATCCATTGGAGGGCAAGTCTGGTGCCAGCAGCCGCGGTAATTCCAGCTCCAATAGCGTATCTTAAAGTTGCTGCAGTTAAAAAGCTCGTAGTTGGATCTCGGGATCGAGCCGACGGTCCGCCGCGAGGCGAGCCACCGTCTGTCCCAGCCCCTGCCTCTCGGCGCCCCCTCGATGCTCTTAGCTGAGTGTCTTGCCGGGGCTCGAAGcgtttactttgaaaaaattaGAGTGTTCAAAGCAGGCCCCCGTCGCCTGAATACCGCAGCTAGGAATAATGGAATAGGACTCCGGTTCtattttgtgggttttcttctctctgaacCGGGGCCATGATTAAGAGGGACGGCCGGGGGCATTCGTATTGCGCCGCTAGAGGTGAAATTCTTGGACCGGCGCAAGACGGACGAAAGCGAAAGCATTTGCCaagaatgttttcattaatcaaGAACGAAAGTCGGAGGTTCGAAGACGATCAGATACCGTCGTAGTTCCGACCATAAACGATGCCGACTAGCGATCCGGCGGCGTTATTCCCATGACCCGCCGGGCAGCGTCCGGGAAACCAAAGTCTTTGGGTTCCGGGGGGAGTATGGTTGCAAAGCTGAAACTTAAAGGAATTGACGGAAGGGCACCACCAGGAGTGGAGCCTGCGGCTTAATTCGACTCAACACGGGGAACCTCACCCGGCCCGGACACGGAGAGGATTGACAGATTGACGGCTCTTTCTCGATTCTGTGGGTGGTGGTGCATGGCCGTTCTTAGTTGGTGGAGCGATTTGTCTGGTTAATTCCGATAACGAACGAGATTCCGGCCTGCCAACTAGTTACGGGGGCCCTATGGCGGTCGCCGGTGAAACTTCTTAGAGGGATGTGTGGCTCGCAGCCACACGAGATGGAGCAATAACAGGTCTGTGATGCCCTTAGATGTCCGGGGCTGCACGCGCGCCACACTGAGCGGATCAGCGTGTGTCTACCCTTCGCCGAGAGGCGCGGGTAACCCGCTGAACCCCGCTCGTGATAGGGATTGGGGATTGCAATTGTTTCCCATCAACGAGGAATTCCCAGTAAGCGCGGGTCACAAGCTCGCGTCGATTAAGTCCCTGCCCTTTGTACACACCGCCCGTCGCTACTACCGATTGGATGGTTTGGTGAGGTCCTCGGATCGGCCCCGCCGGGGGTCGACCACGGCCCCTGGCGGAGCGCCGAGAAGACGATCGAACTTGACTATCTAGAGGAAGTAAAAGTCGTAACAAGGTTTCCGTAGGTGAACCTGCGGAAGGATCATTACCGGGAAGACGACGGCGGCGGCGCTGGAAAGGCCGGTCCGCACCTCGCGGGCTTTCCTCCTCCACCCACCCCCGTCGCAAGGCTTCGGACCCCCCTCGGCCGAGGGGGGGCAGGCCGGCTCGCCGGTCTCGTCCCCCCGGTGGCTTCCCCGGCACGGGGGCCTCGGCGGGCGGGCGGGCGGGCGGGCGTCGGTAAGGGGGCGCGAGCGGCGGagctcctccctcctcctccggGAGGGAGTCTCTGTCCGACTCGCGCCCCCCTCCGCGTCTGTCCGTCCGACCGACCGGCCGTTCCCCGTGCCGGTGCCCGGCCCGCGGCACCATTCCCCCCGTCCGGGAGGTGGCggagcaggagcaggagagAGGGCCCCGTCCtccctcccccctccctccctccctccctccgtctCCCGGCGGGCGGTGCGTGCCGCGGACCGGCTCCACCGTTTAGTCCGGGGCCGACTGCCCACCGAAGGCGCCTCTGGCGCCGTCCGGCCGCCTCTGCTCCAAAGCGCGCGTTGCCGACGCGCCGGTCCCGAAGGGCTCTGCGGGACCGGACGTCGGGGCGCGCGTTGGAGGCTGCGCCGGACGGCGCCACGTGCACGGTGACTCCACGGCGTCGGCCCCAAACTCGGAACCGTACCTCAGCGCGGAGCGGCGGCCCGGCCCTGGTCGTCCTCCGCGTGCCGGCTGGTACCCAACTCTCCCCTCTCTTCCGGAGAGGGCACGGGGGGTTCAATGACTCGCCTCGGCGGGGGCCCTCGGGTCCCCGGCGAGTCGAGCGCCAGTCGGTGGCTTCTCCATGTCAAACCCCCCCCAGTCCCTGAGCTTGTCCTAACCAAAAACCGAAACCGACAACTCCTAGCGGTGGATCACTCGGCTCGTGCGTCGATGAAGAACGCAGCTAGCTGCGAGAACTAATGTGATTTGCAGGACACATTGATCATCGACACTTCGAACGCACCTTGCGGCCCCGGGTTCTTCCCGGGGCTACGCCTGTCTGAGGGTCGCTTTGCCATCAATCGGAAGGGGAGCCCCCGCTGCTCCCCTTCCGCGGCTGGGGCTTGTCGCAGGCCCGTAAGGGGCGGGGGTGAGCCGGACCCAGGTCCGACCTCCTCCCCGCTCCGTCCGTGGCCTTCGTCCCCCTAAGTGCAGACCGTTCGGGACGCCTGGCGCGACGCGGTCGGTTCCCGCCCCGGGACCGTGCCCACCGCCGTCCGCcgtcctcctccctcctccttcctcccccTCTTCCCTCCGGGGAAGGGGGTGGGGGGCGCCGCCTCGGTCGAGGCCCCCCGCGAAGTGCGGGCGCGGCTGCCGGTGGACTTCGGTTCCCCGTGCTGTCCGCGTTTACGCGCGCGTCGGTGCTCTCGGTGTGCGAGGCGGTCTGCCCTCCACCCTCgtttgggggcgggggggaaGGTCGGCTGGGGCCCAAGGAGGACGGGCCGGTATGCGGTGGGTTTCGGATATCTCCGGTGCGGGGCCTCGCGGCGCGTCCGGGTACCCGATCCCCACTCCGAGCTCGTCGTGAGCCTCCCTTCGGGGAGCCACGCGGTAGGCGGTGGTGGTGGCGGTGGCGGTGGGGGAGGCGGTCGTGCGGAACCGGGCCCCTGGCCCGGCTCTCTGCCCTCCGCACCTCCCGATCCGCCGCCTCTGCCGCATCGCCACGCTCTCCTCGGCTACGACCTCAGATCAGACGAGACGACCCGCTGAATTTAAGCATATTACTAAGCGGAGGAAAAGAAACTAACAAGGATTCCCTCAGTAGCGGCGAGCGAAGAGGGAAGAGCCCAGCGCCGAATCCCCGTCCGACTGGCGGACGCGGGAAATGTGGCGTACGGAAGACCGCTTGCCCGGTGCGGCTCGGGGGCCTGAGTCCTCCCGATCGAGGCTCATCCCGTGGACGGTGTGAGGCCGGTAACGGCCCCCGTCGCGCCGGGGTCCGGTCTTCTCGGAGTCGGGTTGTTTGGGAATGCAGCCCAAAGCGGGTGGTAAACTCCATCTAAGGCTAAATACCGGCACGAGACCGATAGTCGACAAGTACCTTAAGGGAAAGTTGAAAAGAACTTTGAAGAGAGAGTTCAAGAGGGCGTGAAACCGTTAAGAGGTAAACGGGTGGGGTCCGCGCAGTCTGCCCGGGGGATTCAACCCGGCGGGT encodes the following:
- the LOC114141322 gene encoding uncharacterized protein LOC114141322 codes for the protein MTASKFKNRCPVCQSKSWRLRSHLDDVHSVRNAQERRILLAFARGRVSVRGMKCPISGCTYGGSRVAQHLLDAHRDLGAKEKRRHLRKLQWRKTLRQVRELRASGPDPPLATRLDLDGSEGSKAAAAAATGSPPPPPASSPPSQAEPCPSPPHSTSADSPQRPETSLPGGLGTSADVPAAGPVVELEMTGVPQTRAEPQAPSSSTVSKLLTFPPVIRGYLEEYDRHLTGAVRSRKHLENVKSKMGRIVAFLSYMSRDKTALGSWRFLDDAGRITGWPAELSRQQKAVTTVKVYLVNTTQFHVYFMETPPRSSRLSKRQLVSVMRALRSATCQIGTKVVLRQIKVKSEKLQRSVTPDLLLQMSRKISELDPQTLAELLAKEARRGSETPALRIRCALPYFSLRPSSRRDDQPYHRRGPGGREGHQLFLSGGRTQCLSHPRGTGLDPAVDGDQGSATPAVRSGIFQYQPPAREKHHPVREERVGSHATARQTLPYRHPDRRRDDVQEHPLQ